The Nocardioides sp. cx-173 genome segment CCCGCCGAGGTACATGACCGCGACCTCGTCGGAGACGTGCCGGACGACGGCGAGGTCGTGGGCGATCACCAGGTAGGTCAGGTTGAGCCGCTCCTGCAGCTCCCCGAGCAGGTTGAGCACCTGCGCCTGGATCGAGACGTCGAGCGCGGAGACCGGCTCGTCGGCGATCACGAAGCGCGGCTCGAGGGCGATCGCGCGGGCGATGCCGATGCGCTGCCGCTGCCCGCCGGAGAACTCGTGGGGGTACTTCAGCGCGGCCGACGCGGGCAGGCCCACCTGGTCCAGCAGCTCGCGGACCCGGTCGCGGCGGTCGTAGGCGATCCCGTGCGCGCGCAGGGGCTCGGTGAGGATGGTCTCGACGCTCTGGCGGGGGTTGAGGCTGGCCAGCGGGTCCTGGAAGACCATCTGCATGTGCTGGCGCATGCGGCGCAGGCTCTCGCGTGGCAGGGCCGCGACGTCGGTGCCGTCGTAGATGACCCGGCCCTCGGTCACCGGCGCCAGCCTGAGCACCGCCTTGCCCAGCGTCGACTTGCCGCAGCCCGACTCGCCGACCAGGCCCAGCGTGCGGCCGGCGGGGATCGAGAGGTCGACGCCGTCCACGGCCTTGACGGCGCCCACCCGGCGGCCCAGCAGGGCCCCGCTGCGGATCGGGAAGTGGACCTTGAGTCCCTCGATGCGCACCAGCGGCTCTGACCGCTCGGTCGGCGGCAGATCCTCCGGCATCTCCTGCGCCACCGCGCCGGGGATCTCGCTCATCGCGTCTCACCTCTCGCCGGGCGGGATGGGTCCAAGGGGTTGTGGCACCGCACGTGGCGCACCCCCTCGTCGGTCAGCTCGGGTGTCTGCGTGGTGCACACCTCGAGGACGTTCTGGCAGCGCGGTGCGAACGCACAGCCCTGCGGCCACGGCAGGACGTTGGTCGGCGAGCCGGGGATGGCCGTCAGCGGCTCCCCTCGCGGCGAGTCCAGCCGCGGGATGCTGCCGAGCAGGCCCCCGGTGTAGGGATGACGCGGCTCCTCGAAGAGCACGTCGCGGGTGGTCGACTCGACGATGCGGCCGGCGTACATCACGTTGACGCGGTCGCACAGGCCGGCGACGACGCCGAGGTCGTGGGTGATCATCAGCAGCGCCGCGCCGGTGTCGGCCACGAGCTCCTTGAGCACCTCGAGCACCTGGGCCTGGATCGTGACGTCGAGGGCCGTGGTCGGCTCGTCGGCGATCAGCAGCCGGGGCTGGCACGCCAACGCGATGGCGATCAGCACCCGCTGCCGCATCCCGCCCGAGAGCTGGTGGGGGTACTCCTTGAGCCGCCGCACGGGGTCGGGGATCCCGACCTTGCGCAGGAGGTCGCCGGCGCGGTCCCGGGCCTCCTTGCGGGAGACCTCGTTGTGGCGGCTGATCACCTCGGCGATCTGGACCCCGACCGTGACCACCGGGTTCAGCGAGGTCATCGGGTCCTGGAAGACCATCGCGATGTCGCGCCCGCGCAGCTGGCTCATCTCGTTGCGCGACAGCGACATCAGGTCGACGTCGCCGTAGCGGATCTCCCCCGACGTGCGCACGCCGCGCCGCGGGAGCAGTCCCATGATCGCGAGCGACGTCACGGACTTGCCGCTGCCCGACTCCCCCACCAGGCCGACGTGCTCGCCGGGCCGGATGTCGAAGGAGACCCCGTCCACGGCGCTGGTACGACGTTGTCCGCGCAGCCCGAACTCCACCCGGAGGTCGCGCACGGTGAGCAGTGGCTGGCGGCCCGGGTGGGCGCTGACGGTGTCGTGCAGGGACATGGTCATGCCGTCACCTTCGAGTTCGGGGGTCGAGGGCCTCGCGCAGCGCTTCGCCGAAGAGCGTGAAGCCGAGTGCGGTGATGGCGATGGCGACGCCCGGGTAGATGGCGAGTCGCGGGTCCGCCTGGAAGCGGTCCTGCGCGGCGACCAGCATGCGGCCCCACTCCGCCACGGCCGGATCGGCCTCGCCCAGCCCGAGGAAGGACAGGGCGGCGACCTCGATGATCGCCGTGGCGAGGTTGAGGGTGGCCTGGACGATCGTGGGCCCCAGCGAGTTGGGCAGGATGTGGCTCATCACGATGCGCCGCTTGCGCAGGCCCAGCGACGAGGCGGCCAGCACGTAGTCCGAGCGGCCCTGAGACAGCATCGACCCGCGCAGCAGCCGCGCGAAGATCGGCACCTGCACGACGCCGATGGCGATCATGATCGCGTAGGCGTTCTTGCCCAGGATCGCCGCGATGCTGACGGCCAGGAGCAGGCTCGGGATCGAGAGCATGATGTCGACCAGCCGCATGATGGCGGTGTCCACCCAGCGGCCGAACCGGCCGCCGACGCTGCCGAAGCCGCCGGCCAGAAGCCCGAGCGTCGCGCCCACGGCCAGGCCGATGGCGGTGGAGACGACGCCGTAGATGAGCGACTGCCGGGCCCCGTAGAGCATCTGGGTCCACATGTCCGAGCCGAAGGAGTCCAGGCCGAGGAAGTGCTCGTCGCTGGGGCCAGGCACCTTGCTGGGGGTGATCTGGCCGGCCCACTCCGGCGACGCCGGCTCGTAGGACGTCAGCAGCGGGGCGATGATCGCGATGACCACGAACGCCAGCACGATCAGGGCGCCGAGGATGGCCGAGGGGTTGCGGCGCAGCCGACGCATCGCCCCGCGCCACAGGCTCACCCCGTGCTCCTCCGGATCGCCGCCCGTGGCCGGGTCCAGGCTGGCCGGACCCGGCGCGGCCGGCATCAGCGGGATGCTCATGCGACCCTCAGCCTCGGGTCGATGACGCCGTAGAGCAGGTCGACGGCGAGGTTGATCAGCGAGTAGATGATCGCGATGAAGATGATGTAGCCCTGCAGGACCGGGTAGTCACGGTTGGTGATCGCCAGGAACAGGTAGGACCCGATGCCGTTGAAGCTGAAGACGGTCTCGGTGAGCACCGCACCGGAGAACAGCAGCCCGGTCTGGAGGCCGATCGTGGTCGCCACCGGCAGCATCGCGTTGCGCAGGACGTGACGGCGCGAGATGACGCTGCGGGCCAGGCCCTTGCTCTCGGCGGTGCGCACGTAGTCCTCCTGCATGACGTCGGCGACGGAGGCGCGGGTGATGCGCACGATGATCGCCAGCGGGATGGTGCCCAGCGCGACGGCCGGCAGCGCCAGGTGGATCACGGCGTCCCACGAGGCGTCCCACTCCTGGGTCAGGAGGCCGTCGAGCACCGCGAAGCCGGTCACGTCGGTGGAGTCCATGCGCGGGTCCTGTCGCAGCGCGGTCGGGAACCAGCCCAGCCAGTCCGCGAAGACCAGCTTGAGCAGGATCGCCAGGAAGAAGACCGGGGTCGTGACCCCGAGCAGGGAGCCGGAGACGACGAAGGTGTCGAGCAGGCGGCCCTGGTGGCGCGCGGCGAGGTAGCCGAGCGGGATGCCCAGGACCACGGCGAACAGCAAGGCCGCGAGAGCCAGCTCGATCGTCGCGGGGAAGCGGCTCAGGAAGCTGTCCAGGACCGGCTGGCCGGTCTGGATGGAGTTCAGGAAGTCGCCCTGCAGGAGGCTCTTGAGGTACGTCAGGTACTGCTGCAGCACCGGCTCGTCGAAGCCGTAGGCCTCGGTGACCCGACGCAGGCTGTCCGCGTTTGCGCGCTCGCCGAGCAGCGCCCGGGCCGGGTCGCCCGGCAGGGCCCTCACCCACACGAAGAGGAGGATCGAGAGCCCTGCCAGGACGGGCACCATCTGCGCCAGGCGGCGGAGGGTGAGACGAAGCATCTCCCTACCGCCGCCCGGACGCTGACGCCTGGTGGGACCCGATCACTCGTTCGAGACGGTGATCAGGTTCCAGACCTCGTCCTGCACCGGACTCGGCTCGTAGCCCTCGACACCGGGCGCGAACCCGAGCGACGGCACCGGGTGCGCGATCGGCACGCCGGGCAGGTACTCCATGACCTGGCGGTTGATCTCCTCGTAGAGCGGGGTCTGCTCCTCGACCGTCGGGATCCCGCGCGCCTCGTCGAGGCCCTGGAAGATCTCGGCGTTCTTGAAGCCCCACTCGTTGGACTCCTGGCCGAAGAAGACGCCGAGGAAGTTGTCGGTGTCGTTGTAGTCACCGGTCCAGCCGAGCAGGTGGATGCCGTGCTTGTCGGTGCCCTGGATCTTCTCCAGGTAGTCCGGGTCCCACTGGTCCGCGGTGGGCGTGACCTTCAGGCCGACGGCCTGGAGCTGGGTCCGGATGATGTTGAAGGTGCCCTCCGGGTCC includes the following:
- a CDS encoding ABC transporter ATP-binding protein, with translation MSEIPGAVAQEMPEDLPPTERSEPLVRIEGLKVHFPIRSGALLGRRVGAVKAVDGVDLSIPAGRTLGLVGESGCGKSTLGKAVLRLAPVTEGRVIYDGTDVAALPRESLRRMRQHMQMVFQDPLASLNPRQSVETILTEPLRAHGIAYDRRDRVRELLDQVGLPASAALKYPHEFSGGQRQRIGIARAIALEPRFVIADEPVSALDVSIQAQVLNLLGELQERLNLTYLVIAHDLAVVRHVSDEVAVMYLGGIVEQASSDDLYAEPLHPYTKALMSAVPVPDPKIEARRERIVLAGDLPSPSAPPPGCRFHTRCPFRQETRCDTERPELRLLGGAGHLVACHYAEDIRDGRIKPHEVTAESVAAAEAELSA
- a CDS encoding ABC transporter permease translates to MSIPLMPAAPGPASLDPATGGDPEEHGVSLWRGAMRRLRRNPSAILGALIVLAFVVIAIIAPLLTSYEPASPEWAGQITPSKVPGPSDEHFLGLDSFGSDMWTQMLYGARQSLIYGVVSTAIGLAVGATLGLLAGGFGSVGGRFGRWVDTAIMRLVDIMLSIPSLLLAVSIAAILGKNAYAIMIAIGVVQVPIFARLLRGSMLSQGRSDYVLAASSLGLRKRRIVMSHILPNSLGPTIVQATLNLATAIIEVAALSFLGLGEADPAVAEWGRMLVAAQDRFQADPRLAIYPGVAIAITALGFTLFGEALREALDPRTRR
- a CDS encoding ABC transporter permease, whose product is MLRLTLRRLAQMVPVLAGLSILLFVWVRALPGDPARALLGERANADSLRRVTEAYGFDEPVLQQYLTYLKSLLQGDFLNSIQTGQPVLDSFLSRFPATIELALAALLFAVVLGIPLGYLAARHQGRLLDTFVVSGSLLGVTTPVFFLAILLKLVFADWLGWFPTALRQDPRMDSTDVTGFAVLDGLLTQEWDASWDAVIHLALPAVALGTIPLAIIVRITRASVADVMQEDYVRTAESKGLARSVISRRHVLRNAMLPVATTIGLQTGLLFSGAVLTETVFSFNGIGSYLFLAITNRDYPVLQGYIIFIAIIYSLINLAVDLLYGVIDPRLRVA
- a CDS encoding ABC transporter ATP-binding protein, with amino-acid sequence MTMSLHDTVSAHPGRQPLLTVRDLRVEFGLRGQRRTSAVDGVSFDIRPGEHVGLVGESGSGKSVTSLAIMGLLPRRGVRTSGEIRYGDVDLMSLSRNEMSQLRGRDIAMVFQDPMTSLNPVVTVGVQIAEVISRHNEVSRKEARDRAGDLLRKVGIPDPVRRLKEYPHQLSGGMRQRVLIAIALACQPRLLIADEPTTALDVTIQAQVLEVLKELVADTGAALLMITHDLGVVAGLCDRVNVMYAGRIVESTTRDVLFEEPRHPYTGGLLGSIPRLDSPRGEPLTAIPGSPTNVLPWPQGCAFAPRCQNVLEVCTTQTPELTDEGVRHVRCHNPLDPSRPARGETR